The following are encoded in a window of Aerococcus sanguinicola genomic DNA:
- a CDS encoding formate--tetrahydrofolate ligase: MLTDIQIAQQNEPKRITEIAEGLGFKESDLDQYGLYKAKIPQRTLDQIQDREDGKLILVTAINPTAAGEGKTTITVGLGDALQKIGKKSMVALREPSFGPTFGLKGGAAGGGYAQVVPMEDINMHFTGDMHAITTANNLLSAVIDNHIHQGNKLNIDNRRITWKRVVDMNDRNLRHVVVGLGGPGNGYPREDGFDITVASEVMAALCLATDLSDLRDRFNRIVIGETRDKEPVTVEQLGCAGAMTLIMKDAIEPNLVQTLEHTPALVHGGPFANIAHGCNSIIATKAALKLADYAVTEAGFGADLGGEKFMDIVTPNLGKTPDAVVIVTTIRSMKMHGGIPKKELKDAGEDVEAVKAGVVNLEKHIETMQGYNVPVVVALNEFVADTDAEIAAVQEACDQLNVPFVKASVWENGGEGGVDLAKEVVELIDQSGQPEFKPLYDAENTSIKEKLDAIVTKVYGGRGVVYESKAEKQIADFEKNGWGHLPICMAKTQYSLSDDPSKVARPTDFDIHIREFVPKIGAGFIVALTGDVMTMPGLPKEPAAMKMDIKEDGTIEGLF, encoded by the coding sequence ATGTTAACGGATATTCAAATTGCCCAACAAAATGAACCGAAGCGAATCACTGAAATTGCTGAAGGCCTCGGCTTTAAGGAAAGCGATTTAGACCAATACGGACTCTATAAGGCCAAAATCCCTCAAAGAACCCTGGATCAAATCCAAGATCGAGAAGATGGTAAGTTAATCCTTGTCACCGCTATCAATCCAACGGCAGCTGGTGAAGGGAAGACCACCATTACAGTTGGTCTAGGGGATGCCCTACAAAAAATTGGGAAGAAATCCATGGTGGCTCTTCGTGAACCTTCATTTGGACCGACTTTTGGCTTGAAGGGCGGCGCTGCCGGTGGGGGTTATGCCCAAGTTGTGCCGATGGAAGATATCAATATGCACTTTACCGGCGACATGCATGCCATTACAACTGCCAACAACCTACTATCAGCTGTGATTGATAACCACATCCACCAAGGCAATAAATTAAACATTGACAACCGCCGGATTACTTGGAAGCGTGTCGTTGACATGAATGACCGGAACTTACGCCATGTGGTCGTGGGGCTAGGTGGCCCAGGGAACGGTTACCCACGCGAGGATGGTTTTGATATCACGGTGGCTTCCGAAGTGATGGCAGCCCTCTGCTTAGCTACTGACTTAAGTGACCTGAGAGACCGCTTCAACCGGATCGTTATTGGAGAAACCCGGGACAAGGAACCTGTAACGGTTGAACAATTAGGGTGTGCGGGTGCCATGACCTTAATTATGAAAGATGCGATCGAACCTAACTTGGTGCAAACCCTAGAACATACGCCGGCCTTAGTTCACGGGGGACCATTTGCTAATATCGCCCATGGTTGTAACTCCATTATCGCGACCAAGGCAGCCTTGAAGTTAGCTGACTATGCGGTAACAGAGGCTGGTTTCGGTGCCGACCTAGGTGGGGAAAAATTCATGGACATTGTAACGCCTAACCTCGGTAAGACACCTGATGCTGTGGTTATTGTAACCACCATCCGTTCGATGAAGATGCACGGGGGCATTCCGAAGAAAGAATTGAAGGATGCCGGTGAAGACGTGGAAGCTGTAAAAGCCGGTGTGGTTAACTTAGAAAAACACATCGAAACCATGCAAGGCTACAATGTTCCAGTTGTTGTGGCTTTAAATGAATTCGTTGCCGATACCGACGCAGAAATCGCAGCAGTTCAAGAAGCTTGTGACCAACTCAATGTGCCATTCGTCAAAGCATCTGTCTGGGAAAATGGTGGCGAAGGTGGCGTTGACCTAGCCAAGGAAGTCGTTGAACTGATCGACCAATCCGGTCAACCAGAATTCAAGCCTCTATACGATGCTGAAAATACCAGCATTAAAGAAAAACTCGATGCCATTGTAACTAAGGTTTATGGGGGACGCGGCGTCGTTTATGAATCCAAGGCTGAAAAACAAATTGCTGATTTCGAGAAGAATGGTTGGGGGCATTTACCAATCTGTATGGCTAAGACCCAGTATTCGCTGAGTGATGACCCAAGTAAGGTGGCCCGTCCAACAGACTTCGATATCCATATCCGCGAATTTGTACCTAAGATTGGGGCCGGCTTTATTGTTGCCCTGACTGGGGACGTGATGACTATGCCAGGTTTACCAAAAGAACCAGCTGCTATGAAGATGGATATTAAAGAAGACGGTACTATTGAAGGGCTCTTCTAA
- a CDS encoding aromatic acid exporter family protein, whose product MTLHLIKALKYGVATFFAIFLAQWLHLDYAVSAGIIAILTLADTNQQTVHYIGNISLAMVLSLTVASLLFYYLGFTVWVFALYLLITYPLAAWMKSGNAIAPCAVSVSHLLLDQTVAFPDLMNEFLLLIIGTGIALLVNFLQPSHQKEMAQLKEAIEDRMRTVLCSYADQLDRGTFFEQDHFVLALHELSQLIQDGQGLAARENANRMNQDTLYFKQYFAMRQAQSNVLYQIAESLQRLDQKTSQHQDLAQFLINVSEQLNERNPALGLSAELDQLIKTYRESELPQTRKEFELRATLFAILTDCKKFL is encoded by the coding sequence ATGACCTTGCATTTAATTAAAGCCCTCAAGTACGGGGTGGCGACCTTCTTTGCCATCTTCCTGGCCCAGTGGCTCCATTTAGACTATGCGGTTTCGGCTGGCATTATCGCCATCCTGACCTTAGCTGACACTAACCAACAGACCGTCCACTACATCGGAAATATTAGTCTGGCCATGGTCTTAAGCTTGACTGTTGCCAGCCTGCTTTTTTATTACCTAGGATTTACCGTTTGGGTCTTTGCCCTCTATCTTTTGATCACTTATCCACTGGCCGCCTGGATGAAGTCGGGGAATGCCATTGCCCCTTGTGCGGTATCGGTCTCCCACTTGCTTTTGGACCAGACCGTAGCTTTTCCCGACTTGATGAACGAGTTTCTACTTCTCATCATCGGGACTGGGATCGCCCTCTTGGTTAACTTTCTCCAGCCTTCCCACCAAAAGGAAATGGCCCAGTTAAAAGAGGCGATTGAAGACCGAATGCGGACGGTGCTCTGCTCCTATGCTGATCAATTGGACCGAGGCACTTTCTTTGAGCAGGATCACTTTGTTTTGGCCCTCCACGAACTCAGCCAGCTCATCCAAGATGGGCAGGGTCTGGCTGCCCGGGAGAATGCCAACCGGATGAACCAGGATACCCTATACTTTAAGCAATATTTTGCCATGCGCCAGGCCCAAAGCAATGTCCTCTACCAGATAGCGGAGAGCTTGCAGCGGCTCGACCAGAAGACCTCCCAGCACCAGGATTTGGCCCAGTTCCTCATCAACGTCTCCGAACAGCTGAACGAGCGCAATCCCGCTTTGGGACTAAGCGCAGAATTGGACCAGCTCATTAAGACTTACCGGGAGAGCGAACTGCCCCAGACCCGCAAAGAATTTGAGCTCCGGGCTACCCTTTTTGCGATCTTGACAGATTGCAAAAAATTCTTATAA
- a CDS encoding cysteine hydrolase family protein, whose protein sequence is MKEALINIDYTNDFVADDGSLTCGQPGQDIEDTICDLTKDFIQSQEFVVFAIDSHQKDDPYHPESRLFPSHNIQGSQGQELYGRLADIYQEAKDLAHVYYMEKTRYSAFAGTNLDMKLRERHIQTLHLVGVCTDICILHTAVDAYNLGYQLVIHPTAVASFNQAGHDWALTHFETCLDAKIVD, encoded by the coding sequence ATGAAAGAAGCCTTGATCAACATTGACTATACCAACGATTTTGTCGCGGATGATGGCAGTCTAACCTGTGGCCAACCCGGACAAGACATCGAAGACACGATCTGCGACTTGACGAAAGACTTTATCCAAAGCCAAGAATTTGTGGTCTTTGCCATCGATAGCCACCAAAAAGATGACCCCTACCATCCCGAGAGCAGGCTCTTCCCTAGCCATAATATCCAAGGCAGCCAGGGACAAGAGCTCTACGGACGCCTGGCTGACATCTACCAAGAGGCCAAGGACCTGGCCCATGTCTACTATATGGAAAAGACCCGCTACTCCGCCTTTGCGGGGACCAATCTCGATATGAAACTGCGGGAGCGCCATATCCAAACCCTCCACTTAGTTGGGGTCTGCACCGATATTTGTATCCTCCATACCGCTGTGGACGCCTATAATCTGGGCTATCAATTAGTGATCCACCCCACAGCCGTAGCAAGCTTCAACCAGGCAGGCCACGATTGGGCCCTAACCCACTTCGAGACCTGCCTAGACGCTAAAATTGTCGACTAG
- a CDS encoding biotin--[acetyl-CoA-carboxylase] ligase encodes MNSQQKVLDHLLKADGAYLSGQKLAEILGVSRNAIWKAIQALKDQGYQISSTPNKGYRLESLSDDLDPQQIDYFLKQAVGPFDIAYEIRPSMSSTNDLMKEALAHSQADYLLYATQQQTKGRGRRGKAYYCDLAEGLYFTLALRPQKVKLQDVPMYTILAATAVVETIESYVNDQCEIKWVNDIFYHKRKVTGILSEMISSIEAADTSAVMIGIGINLAGSFENSDPAVQDVAGTIFGQETPENFNINQFLAQIVSRILTYHANFDDKAFFPLYKDRLMGVGKEVSYQYNGDWQSGVIVGVNPEGQLIIAKANGKKEILYGQDIHFSSQQFRDL; translated from the coding sequence ATGAATTCACAGCAAAAAGTCCTCGATCATCTCTTAAAAGCGGATGGTGCTTACCTGTCTGGACAGAAGCTGGCTGAAATATTAGGGGTTTCTCGCAATGCCATCTGGAAGGCTATCCAAGCTCTCAAAGACCAGGGCTATCAAATTTCTTCGACCCCCAACAAGGGCTACCGGCTAGAAAGCCTGAGCGATGATTTGGACCCCCAACAAATCGATTACTTCCTCAAGCAGGCAGTCGGCCCGTTCGACATAGCCTATGAGATCCGCCCCAGCATGAGCTCGACTAACGACTTGATGAAAGAGGCCCTAGCCCATAGCCAGGCGGATTATCTCTTGTACGCCACCCAACAGCAGACCAAGGGCCGAGGACGGCGAGGCAAGGCCTATTATTGCGACCTGGCAGAAGGCCTCTACTTTACCCTGGCCCTCCGCCCCCAAAAGGTGAAACTCCAGGACGTACCTATGTACACCATCCTGGCAGCGACTGCTGTTGTCGAGACCATTGAAAGCTATGTCAACGACCAGTGCGAGATCAAGTGGGTTAACGACATCTTCTACCACAAGCGCAAGGTAACTGGCATCTTGAGCGAAATGATTAGCTCTATTGAAGCGGCCGATACCTCCGCAGTCATGATTGGAATTGGGATCAACCTAGCGGGTTCCTTTGAAAATTCAGACCCCGCTGTCCAAGACGTCGCAGGAACTATTTTTGGTCAAGAAACGCCAGAAAACTTCAATATCAACCAATTTTTAGCACAAATTGTGAGCCGAATCTTGACCTACCATGCCAACTTCGATGACAAGGCCTTCTTCCCCTTATACAAGGACCGGCTCATGGGCGTAGGCAAGGAGGTTTCCTACCAGTACAATGGCGACTGGCAGTCCGGTGTCATCGTCGGCGTCAACCCCGAAGGCCAGCTAATCATTGCCAAAGCCAATGGCAAAAAAGAAATCCTCTATGGCCAGGATATCCATTTCTCTAGCCAGCAATTCCGCGATTTGTAA
- a CDS encoding ADP-ribosylglycohydrolase family protein, with amino-acid sequence MLGAIIGDIVGSRFELNNYRGKDFELFHPDCHLTDDSIMTLAVGQALMQTAEKAGGLAKDDDFLALLEEETVRSMQAWGRKYPTAGYGKNFFRWIYSRTPQPYQSIGNGAGMRISPVADLARSEEEVLAWGSVVTGISHDSEEAFLGARTLSLAIYQAKRGTSQDEIFKQVADQAYDLNFTIEDLRPHYSFHANCADSIPQALVAVRDGEDFEDCLRLAVSLGGDSDTIASMAGALASYLYPIPQAIADQALAYLDDDQAALYQAWQNFCQNYQA; translated from the coding sequence ATGCTAGGTGCAATCATTGGAGATATTGTAGGCTCACGTTTTGAATTAAATAATTACCGAGGAAAGGACTTTGAACTTTTCCACCCAGACTGTCATCTAACGGATGATTCGATCATGACCCTAGCGGTGGGCCAGGCCTTGATGCAGACTGCAGAAAAAGCAGGGGGCTTGGCTAAGGATGATGACTTTTTAGCCTTGCTGGAGGAGGAAACGGTGCGGTCTATGCAGGCTTGGGGGCGAAAATATCCGACGGCGGGTTATGGGAAGAACTTTTTCCGCTGGATCTATAGTCGGACTCCCCAGCCCTATCAGAGTATCGGCAATGGGGCAGGCATGCGGATCAGTCCCGTCGCTGACCTAGCGAGAAGCGAAGAAGAAGTTCTCGCTTGGGGATCAGTGGTGACTGGGATTAGTCATGACAGTGAGGAAGCCTTCCTGGGGGCTCGCACCTTATCACTTGCCATCTACCAGGCCAAGAGGGGGACTAGTCAGGATGAAATCTTCAAGCAAGTGGCTGACCAGGCTTATGACTTAAACTTCACCATTGAAGACTTACGTCCGCATTACAGCTTCCATGCTAATTGTGCTGACTCTATCCCCCAAGCCCTAGTGGCCGTAAGGGATGGCGAGGATTTCGAAGACTGCTTGCGCCTAGCCGTTTCCCTGGGTGGGGACAGCGACACCATCGCTTCCATGGCCGGTGCCTTAGCTTCTTACCTCTATCCCATTCCTCAGGCTATTGCGGACCAGGCCCTCGCCTATCTTGACGACGACCAAGCCGCCCTTTACCAAGCCTGGCAAAATTTTTGTCAGAACTACCAGGCTTAA
- a CDS encoding M20 family metallopeptidase — protein sequence MNNEQALQLLQDVLKVNSTNGNETAVADLIEPILQEAGLETKRYSYKKDRTQLIATLDSGVEGPTLGLTGHMDVVPIGDNPWEHEPFAAEIENGVIYGRGACDMKGGLIALVAAALRLKAENLLKKGKIILVFTADEEMGGKGAKDLVDQDLLPYVDALICAEPTNLQVARAHKGVFWLSLETQGRTAHGSTPKKGVNAVEKMIKWLDRIAQTYHADDHEDDLLGKSTMSFNQISGGSVVNVVPDRAQAQVDIRTVPGQDHPELYASFEQIIKDLEAEDPDFKGEMDLFTNLYPLRTDDQDPLVQIALETSKETLDQAAGLAAFSGGTDCAEFIRHQAGIPTIIIGPGQSLHEPDEHITVSEFYQSIAWYQAIIRQWFEQKD from the coding sequence ATGAATAATGAACAAGCACTCCAATTGCTTCAAGATGTCTTAAAAGTAAACTCAACCAATGGCAATGAAACTGCCGTGGCCGACCTTATAGAACCTATTTTACAGGAGGCTGGCCTAGAAACCAAACGCTATTCCTATAAGAAGGACCGGACCCAGCTTATAGCAACATTAGATAGTGGCGTAGAAGGCCCGACACTTGGCTTAACCGGCCATATGGATGTCGTTCCAATCGGCGATAACCCTTGGGAGCACGAGCCCTTCGCCGCAGAAATTGAAAACGGGGTTATCTATGGACGAGGCGCCTGCGATATGAAGGGTGGCCTAATTGCCCTAGTCGCAGCAGCCCTTCGACTGAAAGCCGAAAATCTACTTAAAAAGGGAAAAATTATTTTAGTCTTTACGGCGGATGAAGAGATGGGCGGCAAGGGCGCCAAGGATTTAGTCGACCAAGACCTCCTCCCCTATGTCGATGCCCTCATCTGTGCCGAACCAACTAATCTCCAAGTGGCGCGGGCCCACAAAGGCGTCTTCTGGCTGTCGCTTGAAACTCAAGGTCGGACTGCCCACGGATCGACCCCTAAAAAAGGTGTCAATGCCGTAGAAAAAATGATCAAGTGGCTGGACCGGATCGCTCAGACCTACCATGCTGACGACCATGAAGACGATCTCCTCGGCAAGTCGACCATGTCCTTCAACCAAATTTCGGGCGGCAGCGTGGTCAATGTGGTCCCAGACCGTGCCCAAGCCCAGGTGGATATCCGCACCGTGCCTGGCCAAGACCACCCCGAACTCTACGCTAGTTTTGAACAAATCATCAAAGACTTAGAAGCTGAAGATCCTGACTTTAAGGGAGAGATGGACCTCTTCACCAACCTCTACCCCTTGCGGACCGACGACCAAGACCCACTCGTCCAAATTGCGCTCGAGACATCTAAAGAGACCCTCGACCAAGCAGCCGGGCTAGCGGCCTTCAGCGGGGGAACCGACTGCGCAGAATTCATTCGCCATCAAGCCGGTATACCAACCATTATTATTGGCCCCGGCCAAAGCTTACATGAACCCGACGAACACATCACCGTCAGTGAATTCTACCAAAGCATCGCCTGGTACCAAGCCATTATCCGCCAATGGTTTGAACAAAAAGATTAA
- a CDS encoding 2-keto-3-deoxygluconate permease, giving the protein MLKKINQLPAGMFLVPMVISMVLISIFPNMYDRFGGTSQASFQMGTPVVIGLLVFAAGTSLDLKQIVPLLKRHLPMILFKLFWSSLLIYFYYQAFGTQGIFGISLLSFACVIYSLNPAVALAIHSSYGDQHFGAVYGIFGILGMSFTPLILLSLLTADGGAGGIDWNPIISIFIPLLVGMALGNLDPDFADFFTPMIGRLLPFLGWNLGAGMRIQDALASGGSGLLMTVAFFILMLPLIFFDRYVTKQNAGIDGAAIWNVAGMSVANPALIGLTLPETFGDDVVAATAIVMMVCIASSLLSPLVAQKLYQRKEPVTKVG; this is encoded by the coding sequence ATGTTAAAGAAAATCAACCAATTACCTGCTGGCATGTTCCTAGTTCCCATGGTCATCAGCATGGTCTTAATTTCTATTTTCCCCAATATGTACGACCGTTTTGGCGGCACCAGTCAGGCTAGCTTCCAGATGGGGACGCCGGTTGTCATTGGCCTTTTGGTCTTTGCGGCAGGAACGAGTCTCGACCTCAAGCAGATTGTTCCTTTGCTGAAGCGCCACCTGCCCATGATCTTATTTAAATTATTTTGGTCAAGCCTCCTGATCTACTTCTACTATCAGGCTTTTGGGACCCAGGGGATCTTCGGTATTTCGCTTTTGAGCTTTGCTTGTGTGATCTATTCTCTCAATCCAGCTGTAGCCCTAGCCATCCATTCCTCATACGGCGACCAGCATTTTGGAGCGGTTTACGGGATTTTTGGTATCCTGGGTATGTCCTTTACCCCGCTTATCCTCCTGAGCCTGCTTACCGCTGATGGAGGAGCTGGCGGCATTGACTGGAACCCCATTATTTCGATCTTTATCCCTCTTCTTGTAGGAATGGCCCTAGGCAACTTGGATCCTGACTTTGCAGACTTCTTTACGCCAATGATCGGCCGCCTCCTGCCCTTCCTCGGTTGGAACTTGGGTGCCGGCATGCGGATCCAAGACGCCCTGGCCTCTGGTGGCTCGGGCCTCTTGATGACAGTCGCCTTCTTTATTTTGATGCTCCCGCTCATCTTCTTTGACCGCTACGTCACCAAGCAGAATGCGGGCATTGATGGAGCAGCAATTTGGAATGTGGCTGGCATGTCTGTCGCCAACCCAGCGCTCATCGGCCTGACCCTACCCGAAACTTTCGGCGATGATGTGGTAGCCGCGACCGCCATCGTGATGATGGTCTGCATCGCCAGCTCCCTCCTCTCCCCTCTCGTCGCCCAAAAGCTCTACCAAAGAAAAGAGCCTGTAACGAAAGTCGGTTAG
- the dtd gene encoding D-aminoacyl-tRNA deacylase, whose amino-acid sequence MRVIIQRVSQASVSVDDQTLGAIQEGFMLLVGVHDDDNEETVDYMARKIAKMRIFADEEGKLNLDIKQVGGKILSISQFTLYARTRKGNRPSFVDAAQPDHGEKIYLALNQKLREAYDLDVEEGQFGADMQVSLTNDGPVTIILDSEE is encoded by the coding sequence GTGCGAGTAATTATTCAACGTGTTAGCCAAGCCTCTGTAAGTGTTGACGACCAGACTTTGGGCGCTATTCAAGAAGGTTTCATGCTCCTAGTAGGTGTCCATGATGACGACAACGAGGAAACAGTGGACTATATGGCAAGGAAGATTGCTAAAATGCGGATTTTCGCTGATGAAGAGGGCAAGCTCAACCTGGATATTAAACAGGTAGGCGGTAAGATCCTCTCCATCTCCCAGTTCACCCTCTACGCCCGGACACGCAAGGGCAACCGACCTTCCTTTGTCGACGCCGCCCAACCTGACCACGGCGAAAAAATCTACTTGGCCCTCAATCAAAAACTGCGCGAAGCCTATGACCTCGACGTTGAAGAAGGCCAATTCGGGGCCGACATGCAGGTTAGCCTAACTAACGATGGCCCAGTAACCATCATCTTAGACTCTGAAGAATAA
- a CDS encoding RelA/SpoT family protein, translated as MSEKQNYTKEEVLDLCKSYMPEDKLAFVSKAADFAERAHRDQVRKSGEPYFTHPIQVASILAELHMDPDTVATGFLHDVVEDTGISLDDIAYFFSDTVATLVDGVTKLGKLKYRSQEQQQAENHQKMLLAMANDLRVIMVKLADRLHNMRTLKWHKPEKQVSISRETLEIYAPLADRLGMSQIKWELEDTCLRYINPEAYYQIVHLMNAKRDERENYINETIEKLQAQMEGVIAEPFEIYGRPKHIYSIYRKMKKQKKEFSEIYDLLAIRVLVDTVKDCYAVLGVVHTNWKPLPNRFKDYIAMPKANMYQSLHTTVLGDKGVPVEIQIRTYQMHEVAEYGVAAHWAYKKGVTGEVEKDDLDDQIAWFQQIQDLQDDSVDAENFVESVKEDIFKDKVYVFTPQGDVQELPSGAGPLDFAYQIHTEVGNKTIGAKVNSKIVPLNYKLENGDIVEILTSKNSAGPSRDWVNLVATNRAKNKIKRFFKLLDREENLEKGRQAVEDAVNESGFAFKDLYTKTKQADLLERFNFSSLDDLFAAVGFGELSASAVANRLTEKARAKRREELHKKDLEEVIHDEEEKDRKPAMTVRHNDGVFVEGADNLLFRLAHCCTPVPGDDIVGYITKGRGISVHRRDCKNVDLDDELSDRLIEVEWENTQDDADISFEVELVIEAFERSGLLNEIIQVVSPLTKSISNINGNVDHKTNMAKIRLRLAIQNIDQLDKIIDKVKDIPDVYVVERASTQ; from the coding sequence ATGTCTGAAAAACAAAATTATACTAAAGAAGAAGTATTGGACCTCTGCAAGTCCTATATGCCAGAAGATAAGCTGGCCTTTGTCTCTAAGGCGGCTGATTTTGCTGAGCGGGCCCATCGTGACCAAGTTCGCAAATCGGGAGAGCCTTACTTTACCCATCCTATCCAGGTGGCTTCGATTCTAGCGGAACTGCACATGGATCCTGACACGGTGGCGACCGGTTTTCTCCATGATGTGGTGGAAGACACGGGCATTTCCTTGGATGATATTGCCTATTTCTTCTCCGATACAGTGGCGACTCTGGTGGACGGGGTAACCAAATTAGGGAAGCTGAAATACCGGTCCCAGGAGCAGCAGCAGGCGGAAAACCACCAAAAAATGCTCCTCGCCATGGCCAATGACCTCCGCGTAATTATGGTAAAATTAGCTGACCGGCTCCACAATATGCGGACCCTCAAGTGGCATAAGCCCGAAAAGCAAGTCAGTATTTCCAGAGAAACGCTGGAGATCTATGCCCCGCTGGCTGACCGCTTAGGGATGAGCCAGATCAAGTGGGAATTAGAAGATACCTGCTTGCGTTATATTAATCCGGAAGCCTACTATCAAATTGTTCACTTAATGAATGCCAAGCGGGATGAGCGGGAGAACTACATCAATGAAACTATTGAAAAACTCCAAGCCCAGATGGAAGGGGTCATTGCGGAACCCTTCGAAATCTATGGGCGGCCTAAGCATATCTATTCCATCTACCGGAAGATGAAGAAGCAGAAGAAGGAGTTCTCGGAAATTTACGACCTCCTAGCTATCCGGGTTCTGGTCGATACGGTCAAGGATTGTTATGCCGTCCTGGGGGTTGTCCACACCAACTGGAAGCCCCTGCCTAACCGCTTCAAGGACTATATCGCCATGCCCAAGGCCAACATGTACCAGTCCCTCCATACCACGGTATTAGGGGATAAGGGAGTCCCGGTTGAAATTCAGATCCGCACCTACCAGATGCATGAAGTTGCCGAATACGGGGTGGCTGCGCACTGGGCCTATAAGAAGGGCGTTACCGGTGAAGTAGAAAAGGATGACTTAGACGACCAGATCGCCTGGTTCCAACAAATCCAAGACCTCCAAGATGATTCGGTTGACGCAGAAAACTTTGTAGAAAGCGTCAAGGAAGACATTTTCAAGGACAAGGTTTACGTCTTCACCCCCCAAGGCGACGTCCAAGAGTTACCGTCAGGGGCAGGACCGCTGGACTTTGCCTACCAGATCCACACAGAGGTAGGGAATAAAACCATCGGAGCTAAGGTCAATTCTAAAATTGTCCCGCTCAACTATAAGCTAGAGAATGGCGATATTGTGGAAATCCTAACCTCGAAGAATTCCGCTGGTCCTAGTCGAGACTGGGTCAACCTAGTGGCAACCAACCGGGCCAAGAACAAGATTAAGCGTTTCTTCAAGCTCTTAGACCGGGAAGAGAACCTAGAAAAAGGTCGACAAGCAGTCGAAGATGCGGTCAACGAGAGCGGCTTTGCCTTCAAGGACCTCTATACCAAGACCAAGCAGGCTGACCTCTTGGAACGCTTTAACTTTTCTTCCTTAGACGACCTCTTTGCGGCAGTTGGTTTTGGTGAACTTTCGGCTTCGGCTGTGGCCAATCGTTTAACGGAGAAGGCTCGGGCCAAGCGCCGGGAAGAGTTGCATAAGAAGGATCTGGAAGAAGTCATCCATGATGAAGAAGAGAAGGACCGCAAGCCCGCCATGACGGTCCGTCATAATGATGGTGTCTTCGTGGAGGGGGCTGACAACCTTCTCTTCCGCCTGGCCCACTGTTGTACACCGGTGCCTGGGGATGATATTGTTGGTTATATTACCAAGGGACGGGGCATTTCTGTCCACCGTCGCGACTGTAAAAATGTCGACTTGGATGATGAACTCTCTGACCGCCTGATTGAAGTCGAGTGGGAGAATACCCAGGATGATGCGGATATCAGCTTTGAAGTGGAACTGGTCATCGAAGCTTTTGAGCGGAGTGGGCTCTTGAATGAAATCATCCAGGTGGTCAGTCCCTTGACCAAGTCGATATCTAATATTAATGGGAATGTGGACCACAAGACCAACATGGCCAAGATCCGCCTCCGCCTGGCTATCCAAAACATTGACCAGTTAGATAAGATCATTGATAAGGTGAAGGATATCCCTGACGTCTATGTGGTGGAGCGGGCCTCCACCCAGTAA